The genomic window TAAAACCAGGAAGTGAGTTCAGAATTAAAATGGAGTCAAATTAAAAAGGATGTTGCTTCTCATCGCCACGGCAACAAGACCACCTCAGCATCTCCAGGTTTCCATGGCGACGAAGCGCTCATCAATTCTTTGTCTATAGAGTTTCTAAAAGAATCTTTTTCTTCTACGTTCATCTAGAATCCCATCAGTGAGCCGTTCTGTGCAGACAGGGTTGAGAAAAGGCTGTAAAGTATATTTCTATTGtgctgttaaataaataaaaataataaaataagttgttCTACCTGCAAGAACCAAATGCAGATCTGCCTCCGGGTACAGATTTTCTTCAGATTTGAGCTGCTTGATCCATAAGTTGGTtcagtaacaaacaaacaaacaaacaatcctctgaaacagactaaaaataaGCATCAAATCAGTTAAATTACAAAACTGTGcatctttacttgtttttactgtgtaataatataaataatactAACACCAAAGAgttaaactgaattaattaaaacattaaaaaccaacaCTGGAGTCTCTAAGCTTAGAATTGataaaattaatctttaaagcatttataaaCTCTAGACATCATAGATAAATCTTCTACATGAGTCTGAAACAGAAATAtctgcagcagaacatgaagctctgctgtctgtctgatTACATAACGTTCTGTTTAAATCCATCCTTCTGTCAGAGCAGAAACCTTTAACTCCTCATTAAAAGACAAGAAAGATGTCTGAGTGAGGAGGAATCTAATcctttataattattattattattataagttGTTCTCAACTCCAAAACTCACTTTGGAGCCACGTTCATCTAAAAGATCTGCAGCTAAATTAGATGAACCTCAGCAAACGATGCATTCACTGCACccgaaaaaacacaaaaactccaAACTCTTAATCTTAATTCTTTGGAAGAAaccacacagttttttttcagaagtTGGAAATCCAAGTCGAGTGGTAAAAAATAGTCtaatataaacaaagaaaatcctgAGGTTTATATAAGACGTACCAGGATGTTTTTCCGGTTCTGTGCTGAGAACGTGACTCACAAACAGATTGGACCTGAACGTGGCATCATTTTCTCTCCGCTGTGGAGAGGAGCTATAAAGGAAGAAGAGGGATTTGTGGCTGAAATCCTGTTTATTTGAACCAAAACATGTCactgacattttgttaaaaccttaGAAAAATgtgcttcttttctttaaagctgcatCGCTTTGTAcaaccagcagggggcgacacAAAAAGAAGTTCAAATGTTTCAAGTCTTCTTCAGACATGAAGGTAAATCTGTTATGACCTCTTTTAGATTCATATTAACAAGCAGAGGTAATTAAAGGTGAGGAAGCAGCTTTTTGTCCAAAGATGATCACAGACTGACTGAAGGGGGGGGGTAACTCACGGGGCTGCGACTCGGCGGCGTCTGCAGAGGCTAAAGCTGCCTTTTGAGGCTACAGCCCTGAGTAAAAAACCAACAGATtataaaaactgatctgaatCTGCCGGTTTTCACTTCTACAGTGTACTCCAGGAGATTCAGTCAGAAACGTGGGGAGGATCATGAAACAAGCTGAGCGGGTTCGATGTGGGCAactaaataatgtgcacggccaggAATATAGGCCATGATTTCTAAAACTGCACGGCTCAGTGGTCACTTTGttataaacactgaaaatgtgtaTGATGCTGATTCATCTGTGATGTCTGCAGAGGATTTCGAAGCCtgaatacaaaaaagaaaaactttttgcTGTTTATAATTTAGATATAAGACAATTTTCTGAATTTCTACGTTCAATTTTGGTATCAACGGTGTTGGATAAAGCTTAAAACATCGAATCATATctcgtgtttggattttaaatttacTGGAGAGAAGAAATGTTCGACCCACAATTTATCCTCTGgggaacaaaaactaaagtaaGAGTTCACCAACAAACAGGTCAGCTTTACAAAAGGAGATCAATTTATCTGGTTCTTCCTCTGGGGATCAAGAACGTCCAACACATCtctaaataatttataaaacctCCTGAAGAAGGAGATCACCTCCGAGTCAACTTCAGGATTTAATTTGTGCTCGGTCACAAATTAAAGCCTTGGAGGTTAAAGGTGACAGAGAATAAAATCCAGCCTCAGCTCTGTCAGGTAGATGTTGACGCTGCTTCTTCCTCTGATGCTTTCGTCTCCACGCTGCTGACCGTGTTCGCCACCTGAACGGCGTGGACCCTGTTCGCCTCGCTCCTCTTCATCGAGCAGCCGAACGCCTTCCTGAAGCCTTTGCGGAAGTGCTTGGAGACGAGGGCGTAGACGATGGGGTTGAGGCAGGAGTTGGCGTAGGCCACCAGGTGGGACAGGACGCGCAGGATGTAGGTGGCGTGGTTCAGCGGGAAGTGTCCGAACCACATCCAGAGGATGAGGAGATGATGAGGCAGCCAGCAGAGGCAGAAGAGCGCCGCCACGATGATGATCATCTTGGTGACCTTCCTCTTGGCTTGTCTCGACTCTGACCGGTCCGTCACGGGGTCCACCCTGGTCCACAGGTAGCGGACGATGCGGGCGTAGGTGAGGCCAAGCACCAGGACGGGGACGAGGTAGCCAAAGATGAAGGTGCACACGTCCATGATGACGCGCCGTCTGGGCTCCCAGGCAGGAATGCAGACCACGGTACCGTCCAGGTCCATCTGGGCGTAGTAGCTGAGATACGGCGAGGAGAAAACCAGAGCCAGGACCCAAACCAGGCAGATGGAGGCGAGGGTGTTCCTGGGGGTCCTCATCTGCCGGGAGCGCAGCGGGAAACAGATGGCTAAATACCTGCAGGAGCAAAGAGACACTCGTGACTGTCGGGTCACAATAACGGCCCGGTTTTCTGGTCAGAACCCGAGCTGCTCCGTGTCCGTCCATCATGTGACCAGTTTAAAGCAACGTTCACGTCTGACGGCAgatataaacacaaaccaaacattctGCTTGTTCAGCTGCAGCCGAGTTTATAAAAACCACACAGAACgtgtgaaatattaaaaatacgGACCTCGTGTTGACGTCAGCCAACTGGAGTCTGAGGCTCAGAGTTTCATATAAACAGTCACAGATCATTACCACATCTGGGTCAGCTCACACTTTaacacttttttctgtttccatgcTAAACTGGATGGTTCCTGTTCGAGGTGTCCCTCCacccaaaatggaaaaaaacgtTATATTAATTTGggctttttatgatttattttgaacagtGCAAACTGTCacacatggtggtggtagcatcatgctgtggagcATTAATGTCACCTTATGGTGGGTCCAACGGGACAACGATCCcaaacatcagaactggttCCTGATTGGATAAATCCGGCTTCAGAAAAGGCCCAAAGCCCCGCCCTCAACCCAGGTGGTTCAGGGAACCAACCTGTTTGAACGAAGTCCACAAATTCATTCAGTCAGAGTTCTGCCAGTACCTGGGTGATGGAAGCCAGAAGCCTGAGGTCCAGGTGAGACTTCCTGAGGGACCTTTAACTGGTTGGAGGGGTGGACGGATCTATTTAAGCTGGTTTTAATAACTGTTAGGCTGTTTATGCTCCCCTGGAGAAAGAACGgttgaaataaatcattaaagctGACAGCAACTGTAGTTTAAGTGTTCAATGAGattatttcagaaatgaaaaggttttacTGAGCAGACGTATTCAGGGTTCCTCTGAACTCAGCTTCAGTTTCTTCGGTTGCTTCCAGCTAACTGTAATCTCAGATATAATTTCAGatttgtaaacaaacattttctcctctgtgctgctgccagaagcaggaagcaggaagtagAGGATGCTCTGGGTGTGTTTGGACACATACCAGGACCCAAACCGAGCAGGACCGAGGTAAAACCTTCATTTCACTTCTGCCTTAAAGGGGAAAcgaaataaaatattaaaataatgacttttcaggttttttccATCATAAAACATGGATGAAGTGGGCTTCAATCTAGAAGTGGGCTGATTGTGTTGATGGGAGGAGGCCGGTGCCGGTCCGACAAGCGGGAGGAGGCCGGCACCGGCCCTCCAGGCGGTGGTTCTCCTGTTGAAGGTTTGGatctcaggttctcctcttcagactCTGGGCTGTAATTTTACATCCATCCAACCTTGTGGTCcttcaggagctgaaggtttggGTCCAATTAATTCAACAAACTGATCCACTTCACCTCCACAACATCTGGAtttctcatttcctgtttggttcTCAGAgatcacagaaaatgaaaagacttTGATCATTAATTTGAAACttgtgtaactttttaaaacaatcagcttTTAGGactttctctgctttaaaacacttcatcTCCACTTTAAACGGGTTTAGTTTCTCGCAGATtatctgtttgggttttaacaGAAATCAAAGCTGAACGAgctcggttctggttctggttctgcgcACCTGTCCAGGGACACGGCGGTCAGGGTGAAGATGCTGGCGTACATggtgaggaagatgaggaggtgCACGGCTCTGCAGAGCCCCGGACCGAACACCCAGCGGTCCAGGGTGTAGACGGTGGCCTGGAAGGGGACGCAGAAGAGGATGAAGCTGAGGTCCGCCGCCGCCAGGCTGCAGAGGAACATGTTGGTGGTTTTAGTCTTCATCTGCCCGTTCCGACACAGAACCGCCAGAACCAGACAGTTCCCCGCGATCCCCAGCAGGAAGATGAGACAGAAGCCCAAAGAAACCAGAACCGGCTCCGCTCTCCGGGCGGAGGAGTCCACCGAGGAGAAATTCATCTTcaggttcggttcggttcggctcggctcggctcgtcCGCAGCAGCAGGACCGACGGTCAGGAAGGCTCAGATCTGACCCAACATGTGAGAACGGTTCTGGTTCCGTCAGTGTGGGGGCTTGAAGTTTCCTCCTTTAggaaaaactcattaaaacagaaaaactctcCGAACTGAAGAAAAACCCTCAGAGGAGCtgattttactgaaagaaacaagaaaacaaacaaaactaacacgttttaaaaacataaacacgtaaagaactaaaatatttaaaaatatatccaaGCAGAGCCGGAACTCTAAGATAATTatcattaatttattaaagtctgtAAACGGAGGAGCATACTGCCCCCCTGTGGTCACACTTCAGAACTGCAGCGTcctaaatttaatcattttaaataaaatatttatcaaataaattattatcaaACTTCAtactgcagacagacagaagtcAGGAGTCTCACTTTAAACTCCACCTTCCTACAAAAACgtaaaacatttccaaacctCTGAAATCTGAACCTTTTTACAgctgaaagaataaaatcactgattaataaattaattatcccccgccgcctttcaggccagagatttaaattaaaatcatttatgaTGAGaattaaatgttataaaaataacattctgcaCGTCtggttagctcaatatctagtaacagctgcggcagccatctttaaaatgactgaatccAAACAATCACTTTTATCCAGAGATTACTTCTGAGATTCAACATTCAGaggaaatcaaataaaaaagttctGAGCTGTGATTTAATCAGACTGCTTAAAGAAAAGAGCGGTCtttggaaaacagaaacaagtcaaGAGCCAAACACGGTGGAGGTGCTGTCATGGTGGTGAAAAGTGTTGTCGTATCATTGcgttaaaaaaacccaaattatTTAAGAGTCGATGTCAGTGgaaagttctgcttttattcactttttaaatttatataaatagGATAAAAGCCTGAAGTCTCACTGAGTGTCAAATATAAAGAATATTCAGTTATAACTAACCCTTTAAATAAACCAGCTGGGCTCATCTATAAGATCTAAGAGATTAAATAAGTTTATTTGTGACgtgtattaaataaattatatttaatccTTAAATAATActtctctgacctgtgtgggaAGTTTAGAATAAATGAAAGCAAGAATCAAAGGATTGGTGCTCAGAGGAtgagcctcagctactaccatgcagTTATAACCACttctagctgtggcagccatcttgaatcagggcGAGTCAGTTGAAGacgtacagccagtgattatttcctgaaagtttagtttaaaaatgaaaaataaaatgtttctttaatccAGATCCTGCAGAGGGTTTCTGTAATGCAGCAGCTGagcagcaggtggcagcagcagctcagatgtTTGACTTACAGAAGCTGCTTCAGCTTTAATAacatctcagcagcagcagctcctgtgATGCTCCTGAGTGTTTCTGAGCCTCAGAGCTGCAGGTCATTACAGATCAAGGCCTCAGAGAGCGTCGAGTCACTGAGAGACGATTAAAGATTAAAGCCGGGGCTCGGACTCGAGGCGTCGGGTTgtaatttcttcttctgtgaatTCTCAGACTCATCTGCTGGTGTAAGACTCAGCAGGAGCCCTCAGAGGAGGAAATGACATCACCGCTGCGTGCTGATTGGCTCAGGTGGACCAGCAGCCACACATGGGACTGTTTGAACTTTAATCaggaggaagtgtgtgtgtgtgtgtgtgtgtgtgtgtgcagcaggtgGAGGCTCTGaccctgcagctccttcagagaAGGCCTCACGTCATCATCAGACTGATGAGACACAAACAACCACCACACACGCATgcacgcacgcgcacacacacacacgtgacgACACTTTCAGGGAGGCCATCAGGAAGCAGTGACCTCAGCCCATCTGCTTCTTCCAAACACCACCACCAGAGGAACCAAAAACCTCCAAGAGCATGAAAACCCAGCAGATAGACCtgatatcacacacacacacacactttatgaACAGCTGGATAACGTCAGCGCTTTGGGAGAGGAGTGTTTCATTAGAACCTGTACCATTAAAACCTGTTGGCTCCGTTTGGGTTTTGGCTCTGATGTCTCCTTTACTTTATGAGGCCAGTCAGGATCTGAGGTTTGGTTCTGCAGCACCAGAACCAAACCTCAGATCAACGGTCGGCTGGTGACTGAGCACCTCTGAAGGGTTTACGATGCTCAACTCACCTGAATGTAAACACAGACGAGCAGCAGAACATCTCAAACTCGAAAAGTTTGATCTGAAATGTCACTGATCTGCTCCATCAGCTGAGCATCGAAACAAACCTTCACCAGACTGAAGCTTTCCTAAAACTCACAACATTTGTAGGTAATCTCATCTTCAGGCTCAGATTAGCTGAATGTAAAGCTGCTGAGTTTATCTGGTGAAACTTTAACCGTCTTAATCTCTGCACCTGAACGTCATCACCTTCAGGAGTCATCTGTCCAAAGGTTGAAccataaaaacaccaaatgttAAAATCAGAGGCAGCTGGAGGTTCTGTCACCTGcaatccaaaatggccaccagagccaactgaccttagcaaacacagctCTTTCAGAGGaaatcagaaacatgtttttgtttctaccCGAGGGGAGTACGGACTCTGTCCCGGTCCGGTTCTTGAAGGCCGTGCTGAGACCggatgaggtcagaggtcagaggtcaggaaGCGGACGCCTGCAGGTGCTGCTTCCTGCCACGACCTCTCCGTCTCTGCGCTCCAGACTCCGACCACACAAATGGTTTGAATAAAGGTCTGCATGACTGGGCTGTGGCTGCACATGAAATCCTGAGGAGTGATAGTTTACTTAGCCTAAATACCCGCGATTAGACAAATTGAAACGTTGTTGTTATGCGGTGGAAACTCAAGGACTCTGTTGGCCGAGTGTTTTCACATCGTACCGTGTGGACTTTCATCATGAGAAAACCACAAaatctggaaacaaaacatttaaaaaaaaaaagattaaaacagctgcaacaaaacaaactaaaacttgtccagcaaaacaaaacctgtgaTTCACGGAGGAGGCCGGCGCACGCGACTCGGGCTTCTGTAACTACTGAAAAACATGTCCCACCGCAAACTGAGTTATGGCGCACCTCATGTCGTcacattttcccctcatttcGAACGTCTCCGAGATCACAAACACGGATCACATCAGCTCAACTGATCACAAACAGCCTctgtggaaaacaaagaaatccatCAGAGTGCCACACTTAATGAAAGAATCATTCAAACATGATGTAAACGACTCGACTTCCGAGTCCCACGGCGCTCAGAGTCAGCCAAATGTCAGCACATTAAAAGCTGCAGCCTGGAAGACCACGGAGacctttttcctcctttttgctGCTTGAataaagcagctcagacctgcAGTCCACATGCACACGATGAGTCCAGCAGACGGGAAGCGGCCGGACATCGATCCACATCCCAGACAGCTCGCACGTCTGAGTCCCATCGAGCCGATTAATGAGAGGAGAAAACCTGCTCCACGAGGGTCTGCAGCTGTTATCAAACACTTTCAGGGATCAGCtgacaaaaatgtaacaaagacTTCCATACTTATTGccttaagagttttatttaataaggTTGTAACGATACGCTACTGATTTAGATACGCcttgttagtttttttcctcccagaaCCGGGTCTGAGGGAGGATTTGTTAACAGCTAACCTTTCATTCAGTCTGAACCGTAAACAGGAGCCCACAGGCCACGTGGCACCAGCGTGAAAAATGACGATTAAATGACTCAACTGCTTGCTATACAGGCaagtttctgcaggtttttttgaACCAACCATGCTTTGTTTGATGCAAAGTGCTTCAGAGAGCattttcctctgcttcttttctgtcctGGCTGTTAGAAAGATGCCGTGAAATAAAACGTGAACCTTTCAGACGGGAGCAGGGAGACTGACGCAGCTCACTGTATCCATCATCCCAAACCTCTGTGCCGCTCAGTCGGAGGACAATTACAGGCACCATCACCCCCCctgatatttaaatattaatattcattttaggAGTCTTGCCCTCGTGTTGATTGTGGTCGTGCGTGCTCATCAAACCGGTGCAGGACGGCAGACATACTTCTGACCTCGTCAGTATTAGATGTGGAGGCACGTCCACCTGACTGTCATTTCACAGCTTCTACCAGCCACGCTCCTGACTCGGTTCAGGCGTGCACAATAACAGCAGGTTCCTTACGCAGTGCATGTGTTCTGGATTTGTTTCCAAGACCCACAGAGTTTGCACGAGCAGAACCAAAACCTGCGACCTTCTAAAGGTGCAAGTCTCAGGCATGATTGGGTCAAATGTTCAGCCTGCAGGACGTCACATAAAATCAATTCAGTCCGTGTCAGAAAGGGTCCCGGAGGTTTTACTTCCTGCAGGTATTTCTGTGAGAATTATCAGGTCACTGAAAGTAACTTTATGATGGCAAGAAAACTATAAAGTCATTATTGTCATTATCATTATCACGGTAAGATAAAACTTGTAAAGTCAGAAGTCAGCGTGCCGCGAGGCAGTTTATGCCGGATGATGGTGGGAAAAGAATTCAGATCAGTAAAAATAGCAACAGcacaatttaaaattaacacAAGTCTTTAGTTCCTACTTCAGTGAAGGATAAAATTTAATTCTGCTCATATCAAGTAATTTGGGAGGAATTTCAGAATCGTGTGGTTGACAAATATGTCAGCCACAGACGATCACAGGCAGATGTTTGATTTAACTGCATGTTAGCAGCTGtagcagaaaagaagcagaggaaaatGTGTGGATCAGCGGTTAAAGCAGTCATCGGAGGTTTGATTTCCCTGCAGtgacatgtcgaagtgtccctgggttAAACAGAACCCCTCACTGCCCAGACGAGCCCCATCGGTGTATAAATGTGATCCAAAGCTCTGATTAGACTCCACAGACTTTTGTAGAGATGttatgtgtgtggatggataaatgagggcacagactgggatgtaaagcgctttgagcaGCTGTTTGGTTAGAAAGGTGCTTTATAAACGCACTTTAGACGGTGCAGTTTGCAGATTATCGTATCAAAACTTGGCTGAAAGAGTTTCTTCTACCAGAATCTGTGTAAACATACAGAAACtgttaaacacagaaattaGGCCTAAACCACCAGAATCATTCGCCTCCCTGcagaaataagaaagaaaacctcACATCCGCCCACATAATGTCACTTCTTTCTTCACCCCTGCTGCAGCCGGAGACCTGAGGCCGGGATTTAGGCAGCCAGCAATTACACCGCACCTGTTCTGGAACGATTACAGCACCAGAGACGTTTCGCAGAATCTCTTTGGAGGCCCGTGTACGTCTGGGCTGTACGTCAGGGTCTTCCAGGAGGTGAGAAAGCTGCAGGATGATGAGTAATGAGCTGCAAGCGTGTGGAAAACCAAGAGTCTGCTACAGGACACAGGTGACGTCTCGGATTATTTATCCGGTTACATTCACACAAGTCTCGTGTGGTTTTATCAAACTTTGTCTCGTGGGATAAAGTTTGGGAAAGTTCAGCGCAGTTACTCGGAGGACAGCCAGTAGGGGAGATTTTCTCAGGGAGGATTTCGTGTCGTcttcaaacacagaaaccacaAAACCTGCAGAGAAGACGTCAGGAAAACACGCTCTTCACCGGGCGGATCCTCCTGTTACACACTGCAGCGGGTTTGCTTGTGtgcatttattattgttattgtatCCATATGGCTTCAGACTCGGGAAGGAGACCGAGCCGAGTCTGGACCGTAAAAACATTTCCAGCATGTGAATTACTTTCGGTTGGAAACTGCAGACAAAAGTCTCACACACGGAAGTTATTTGAACTTTAACCCTTTACCACAGAACGAGGAGAACAAAGATGTTCATTGTTTGCAAATAAAGGattaagttttattgtttaaatgaaatataatcTTTATCCCGACTGCGTTATAATTCTGGTTTTGATTTTCAAGAACAGTGAGTTTGAGCCGTAACAACAGGGATAAAACTGATGAGTCAGTCCATGAAAGCCGTCCGCATGATGAAGTGAGACCTGCTCAGAGACGGTGTGTCCAACAGAAAGAcccgaggaggagctggagctgcagagatgaaGAGCTGGGAGGGACCAAAATGGACAGGAGtcagagggacagctcaggGATGGAGACAAGATGAAGGGGCAGTGGACACCCTGGAGAAAGGATGTTGAATCTGGAGCTgcctgagaggaagaggaggaggaggtcatgGATTGAGTGAAAGAGGACCTGCAGAGGGATGGTGGACAGAAGGGGACATGGACGCAGACGATCcactgtggagacccctgaagggagcagctggaagaagacaagaagaaaaagacaagacaaagaataagatgaaaaaagagatgctgaaaacaaagacagcgacaataaaaatgttgaagatgacaataaaaacaaaaaaatgagaacCACAGACACCACATTGAAGACAAAGACACTGAAGATGATGAGACAGGAAATAAAGAtgatgaagcagcagctgatgaaaGGGTCGGTTACCCTCCTGCCCCCCAGATCCACGCAGAGTTTCCACTGGTTGAATGAGAGCAGCAGAAAGGAAATGTGCAGGATATTTAGAGAAAAACGAAAGGAACGCAACCCCCGTCTCCCTCCCTAATTGTGCTTCGTTTATCTCAGTTTATCTCCGAGCTGCAGAAGCTGCTCACTGCCGATTCTCCGAGGAAGAGACGGGAAACAGAGACACCATCACACGAAACGCTgctgatttttagcttttatttggGCTAAATTGGTCTAAAACCACAAGAGAACAAAAAAGtgtgactgctgagtcagcagctttcacacttttgtttttctgtttatagtttcttccatttgttttttttttgttttgcaaactacttccacatactttCTGCTcatataattatattttttccctcatatatcaaaacatccAGCTATGACTTCTTAAAACATCTGACTTTAAATCAAAATCCCtgcagaaatacattaagatctcccTAATTCTTTGAAACCTGTATTATAGGATACTACACatgctctttttgtgtttttatgcttcttttagctcccGTCTcgcttgttttagcttctgttttgcttggTTTAACTTCATTTCAGTTATTTCATTCTTTAACAAATCTTTCAGTCGGGGAAAATGcaaatttctgtctttttcttgttcAAATTTCCCTTCTTATTTACATATTTCATGTTTATATGTTTCTATAAACACATCTGTGAGTAACCAAACTTTCTAAAAGCTGGGAACTCAGAGCTGGATAGATTCGAGGTCCCTGctgctgttggtgtttttaatgtttttatgttgaacAAAGTGAACTGGGAGGACCTTCTGGTTTTGGCTGAGGATGATTTGAATGTTTCGTGTCATCCGAATCCTCCAGAGGAACACAAAGTAAACATCTTGGTCCACAAACAACGCTGCTGACGTCACAGGTTCTGGTCTCAGACGGAGGTAAATAAAGCAAGCTGGCAGCTTCGcgcagaaataaataaaaccccagaatgaacacaaacacattcatgttTAGATTTACACGGTAAAATAACTGTTTATGCAGCAGAAGGAGAAACAGCCACGGAGTCGCCTGGTCAAATAAATGAATGGTTTCCTTTTTTCACCTGGTGAGTAAACTCTCTCACATTACGCtacattttgataaaactttcccTGATGGACCAGACCACCAGGTAGTCACAGTGCTGCTCGACAGGCTGCGTTAAAGTTTGTCCCGACACGTTAAAGCTAAACAGACATAAAGGGTGAAACTGCAACATTCAGACAGCACCTGATTCCACAGCTAAGAAGATAAAAGATATTTTCgtggttaaataaaaactagattcagtgtttttggtttgtcgACACCTCAGactgaacttcctgttttcagctcctCAGGTGTCCGATCGCCCGGAGAAATTATGAACAGATGCTGAACTGCTTTGGTTTAtcattttgaaatgttgaaacGACTCTTCAGGGATTAAACCAGCTCAGTCAGTCAAGAAAAGCTTCACCTGGGACCTAGAATCGTGAGCTCAGGACGTCATGAAATGGTGACGAGTTTCTGATATTTTCACGCTGACTGATGTAACTTCTCGTGTCGGTTTCTGTTACAGGTTCTGGTTGTGTAAAGTCCAACTCACGGCgtctaaattaaattagaaactTTGACAGAAACGTTCCAGCTGCATCAGCAAGTCGAtcaaaaaatgttctttaagtCAAATCCAAACATGTTCATTTAAGGGAGAAAACATTTCCATTACCAGGTTTTTCCAtgtttccttcttttcctctctgGAGGGAAGGATTTGGATGCGGAGGGGTCAGGATACGAAACTTGATGCTTCTGATGAACTTCTCAATGAGTTTAATCTCGCATCCTAATCCGAATTAACCCACAACCTGCTTCCTTTTTCCAGAGATAACACAAGAACGTCTGGACTGAtctaataaaatccaaacaaaagtaaatcacTTGTTTGACTTTTGCCCCAATTCTACTTCAAAGTTGCTCTCCAGGACCTACAAAAAGTGGAATCAGACGTCTCTTAAATCAGTGATTAAATGCATTAAACAGTTGGATTAGGTGTGTCATGCATCACTGGGATGAGCAGAATGGAAAATAAGAGTAATCCACCTCAGAAACCCG from Kryptolebias marmoratus isolate JLee-2015 linkage group LG17, ASM164957v2, whole genome shotgun sequence includes these protein-coding regions:
- the LOC119616580 gene encoding galanin receptor 2a, translating into MNFSSVDSSARRAEPVLVSLGFCLIFLLGIAGNCLVLAVLCRNGQMKTKTTNMFLCSLAAADLSFILFCVPFQATVYTLDRWVFGPGLCRAVHLLIFLTMYASIFTLTAVSLDRYLAICFPLRSRQMRTPRNTLASICLVWVLALVFSSPYLSYYAQMDLDGTVVCIPAWEPRRRVIMDVCTFIFGYLVPVLVLGLTYARIVRYLWTRVDPVTDRSESRQAKRKVTKMIIIVAALFCLCWLPHHLLILWMWFGHFPLNHATYILRVLSHLVAYANSCLNPIVYALVSKHFRKGFRKAFGCSMKRSEANRVHAVQVANTVSSVETKASEEEAASTST